DNA from Ruminococcaceae bacterium KH2T8:
CGGCTCTTAAATATATAGATAACCTTATTATCTGCTTCTCATGGAGTAAGTCTCTCTCACTTCCCGGAGAGAGGATCGGCTATACGCTCGTATCACCTAATAACGCTGATTACGAAGACCTCACGGCTGCTATCGTACTTTCCAACAGAACACTCGGAAGCGTAAATGCTCCCGCTATCTGGCAGAAAGTCATCGAGAAGTCCCTTTATGCTAAGGTCGACGTTGCAAATTACGAGCACAGGAGAAACCTCCTCTACTCCAATATCGTTGACGCGGGATTTGATGCAGTTAAGCCCGGCGGTGCGCTCTATATCTTCATGAAGACCCCGAGGGACATGAGCGATGCAGACTTTGCAGCAGCATGCGCCAAGTATAATCTCCTTCTCGTTCCCGGAAAGAGCTTCTCGGGCGAAGGTTACTGCAGACTTGCATTCTGTGTATCGGAGAAGACGATCCTCGGATCAAGAGACGCATTCTTCAAGATCGCCGAAGACCTCGGTATCAGCCACAGAAAGTCCTGCTGACAGATCAACTGATCAATTTACAGACAAAAAATACATCCGGTCACCTGAAAGTGGCCGGATGTTGTTTATTATCAGATATTCTCGAGAACCTTGAGCGTCATCGCTTCCGTATTAAGGATATTATCGTCAGGCGATGAGGCTATATCCGCCGTCCTGTACCCTGCCGCAAGAGTCTTTCTGACCGCGCTCTCTATGGCATCCGCGGCTTCGCTTTCGTCGAGCGACCACCTCAGGAGCATAGCAGCCGAGAGGATAGTTGCCAAAGGATTGGCCTTTCCGCTGCCTGCGATATCGGGAGCCGAACCGTGAACGGGCTCGTACATGCCCGGAGTTCCGGGAGCACCCAGGGAAGCCGACGGCAGCATGCCGATAGATCCGGTGATCATGCCGGCTTCATCCGAAAGGATATCTCCGAACATATTAGACGTTACTATAACGTCGAATGTCTCAGGGCGGTTGATGAGCTGCATCGAGCAGTTATCGACATAAAGATAGTCGAGTGCCACCTCGGGGAATTCGGGAGCTATCGTCTCGGCGACCTCGCGCCAAAGCCTGCTCGACTCAAGTACATTCGCCTTATCAACCAAGGTTAGCTTCTTATTTCTTCCCATCGCATAGCGGAAAGCTTCACGGACGATCCTGTCGATCTCGGTCCTTGAGTAGCTCTCCGTATCGTAAGCGACAGTACCCTTGGCAGAACCGTCAGAGAGCAATGCGTCGGATTCGTATCTTCCGTGCTCGCCGAAATAGATGCCGCCCGTAAGCTCGCGAACGATAAGGATATCGATATTGCTGACATTCTTAAGAGGCGATGCCGAAGCAAGATCTTCGAAGAGCAGAGCAGGTCTTAAATTCGAGTAAAGACCGAGTCCCGCGCGAAGTCCGAGGAGTGCTTTCTCGGGTCTTAAGGTAGCATCGACCTTATCCCACTTTGGACCTCCGACAGCTCCGAGCAGAACTGCATCAGATGCCTTGCATCCTTCTAAGGTCTCTTCGGGAAGAGGTAAACCGAACTCGTCGATCGCACATCCGCCTGCCTTATATTCTTCAAATACCATGTCGAATCCGAACTTCTCGGATACGGCCTTCAGTACCTTTACGGCTGAGGTAGTAACCTCGGGGCCTATCCCGTCACCGAGAATCACGGCTATCTTATAACACTTACCACTCATATCTTTTATTCTCCGGTCTTATGCTTTGTATAACCGACAAGTCCGCCGGCATCGATTATCTTCTTGATGAACTCGGGAAAAGGCGTCGCCTTATAGCTCTTGCCTGTCGTCTTATCGGTAATGACTCCCGTATCGAAATCAGCTTCTACGACATCGCCTGCAGATATACCTTCGTATGCTTCGGGACACTCCATGATGGGAAGTCCGACGTTGATCGCATTCCTGTAGAATATCCTTGCGAAGTCACATGCGATAACAAGCGATACTCCGCTGGCCTTAATCGCGATCGGAGCATGTTCTCTAGATGAGCCGCATCCGAAGTTCTTACCTGCTACTATGATGTCTCCAGCCTTTACTTCATTTACGAAATTCGGATCGATATCCTCCATGCAGTGGAGCCTGAGCTGCTCGGGATCTGCGCTCGTCAAATGACGCGCAGGGATTATTACATCCGTATCAACATTGTCGTTATACTTAAATACCTTACCCTCTACATTCATACGGCAGATCCTCCTTCATCAAGATCAAAAGGCGTCGCGACCTTACCCATGATCGCGGATGCCGCAGCTACGGGAACACCTGCAAGGATGACCTCCGACTTTACGTGACCCATCCTGCCTACAAAGTTCCTGTTCGTAGTAGAAACGCATCTTTCGCCTTCCGCGAGGATACCCATATGACCTCCGAGGCACGGGCCGCACGTAGGAGTCGAGATAACGCATCCTGCATCGTCAAATATCGCAAGGAGCCCTTCATCGAGTGCTCTTCTGTAGACTCTCTGAGATCCCGGGATAACGATGCATCTTATTCCCTCTTTGACATGCCTGCCCTTAAAGATCTCTGCGGCTGTCTTTATGTCTTCATATCTGCCGTTGGTACATGAACCGATGACTACCTGATCGATGGGAAGATCGACTTCGGAAGCAGGCTTCGTATTAGACGGAAGATGAGGGAGCGCGACCGTAAGAGGCACTGCCGAAAGATCGATCTCGATCACCTCAGAATACTCAGCATCTTCGTCTGCCGTGAAAGCAGTATACTTTCCGTTACGAAGACGCTCGGGATTTACTCTCTCCATATATTCGAGCGTTACTTCATCTATCGGGAATATTCCGTTCTTAGCTCCGCATTCGATAGCCATGTTGCTGATCGTAAGTCTCTGATCCATGCTGAGCGCATGTACACCGTCACCCGTAAATTCCAGTGACTTATAGAGCGCACCGTCCACTCCGATCCTACCTATCAGATGAAGGATGATGTCCTTACCCGTAACATACTCGGAAGGCTTTCCCGTAAGAATGACTTTTATGGCTTCGGGTACCTTGAACCAGGTGCTGCCGCTCGCCATTGCGCAAGCAAGATCGGTAGATCCAACGCCTGTCGAGAAAGCTCCCATGGCACCGTAAGTACATGTATGAGAATCGGCTCCGATGATGAGATCTCCCGGGAATACGAGTCCGTTATCGGGAAGGATAACATGCTCGATACCCATCTCTTTCTGTCCGAGCTCGAAATAATTCTCTATCGCCTGCTCCCTTGCAAAGCATCTCATACACTTCGTAAGTTCGGCGGACTTTATATCTTTATTCGGAGTAAAGTGATCAGGTACGAGACATACCTTCTCCTTATCGAATACATCCTTCGCACCCATCTTCCTGAAGACATCGATGGCCGGAGGTGTCGTAACATCATTGCCCAAGACGAGATCTAACTTTGCTTCGATCAGATCACCGCTTCTAACTTCATCAAGACCCGCATGTGACGCGAGTATCTTCTGAGTCATCGTCATTCCCATAAGGCGATTCCTCCCTGAGGCTTAATACAGATATTTTACTATAGGTCATCTAAGTTCCTCAAACCTCAATTGAGCATTTTAATGAACGATAACCATTATCATCAATTTGTTTCAGACAGTGATATAATCAGAAATATGTGATGGATAAAGAGGGATTTTCGAAGAGGGATAATCTATGAAGAGGAAGATAATTTCAGCATTGCTGCTCATCTCAGTCTTCTGCGGAAGCATTACGGGATGCGGAATATTAAACAACAGCAACGAAAGCGAATCGACAACCACTTCCGAAGAAGAGGAAGATGACAGAGATCGCAGAGAGCCCAGACACGACTTTTCGACCGTTCAGGAGCGGGCAACTTTCGAGGACTTCTACGTCGATCCCGTCGATACACCGTGGGCAGAAGAACATGAGCTTACTTTCGTAAGAGGAAATGTCGAGACCTACTTCGCCGAATACTTCATGAATTATTCGGGGCGAGAGGCCGACGGCGAAGCATTGAATAACGTTGCCACGATCTACAGACCGTCCGTCACCTGTTACCCTGCCGAGAGAGATAACTATGTAATCTACGAAGTCAGCTATACCGAGATATTCCCTATCAGGGCAAGGCTTTCGAGCACCAACGTCTCAACGGGATGGTCATACCATAATGTTCAGTTCATGGATTACTACACGGGCATGGAGTATCCGACGATCAACATGAGTACTGATGTAGACAGTTTCGGCGTCACCGGCAATGTCATCTATAACGGTCAGACCTTTTATGTCGAGTACTACGAATTCCGCGAAGATTATACGGACGAGAATTCCTACGATACGGATGCCAACGGCAATACGATCTGGACTTTGACCGACCGCATCGAGCATACTGCATATTTCGTTGTCCCCGCAGAGTATGACGGACTTGTCATGTTCGTCTATGTCGCGGACGACTCGGATGCCCCATTCTCGGAATACGAAGAGAACGATGTGGCTGAGTATTCTCCGCCCGTCCAGTTTGGCGCCCCCGGAAGCGACGAATATCTCGAAGATTACAGATTCTACGCAATAAGAGAGATCCGCTGAAAAATTCACTCACTTTTGCCATTGATAACGCCCGTTATATGTTTTACAATCTGTGAGATTTACAAACATATATAAGAGGAGAAGACTGAATATGGAGATCACAGAATATCTTGCTTCATACTCCGGCATCATGGCAAAGGTCGGACAGATGGGCAAAGTAAAGACTAACCTTGTAAACAAGAAGCTCACGGCTCAGGCACTTGAGAGCTGGCAGAGGCTTTCTGCCGAAGAACTCGCAAGGATCGATCAGGAGATCGGCTCTGCCGAAGTTTTCAATAAGTGCATGACATTTACATCCAGTGCAGTTATCTACAATAACCTTGGCGCACTCTATGTCGTTCCAGTAAAGGACATCCTGTGGGTATTCCCTTATGTAGTAACACAGAGAATGAACTTCATTCCCTACAATAAGATCCACCAGATCCGCATCGTTGACAGAACAGGCGACGAGCACGTTATCATCATCGGTAATACAGGCGGATTCTCCAAGAAGGAGCCTGCAGTAGATATCCTTCAGAAGATGAGTGCGGCAATGACTCCCGTTCGTCCCGGCATCGTATTCGGTTACAGTGAAGACGCCAACCGCCTCTTCCACGGTAACCTTCAGCAGGGTATCGCAATGGTAGATCAAAGATCAGGATGCTGATCAGCGAAAATCGATAAACAAAAAGGGAGCTTCGGCTCCCTTTCTTTTTGCTCTGGTTAGGATTCTTCCTCTTCGGTGAGGAGCATGTACTCCGTATAAAGCGATTCTATCTTTGCGGCATTATCGGCGTACTTATTGTATTCCTCGGCTCCGGCACCTGACGTGAACGTCGCCTCGAGTTCTTTCTGTTCATTCTCGAGAGCCTCTATCTCATTTTCGATGGCGCGGATCCTCTCTCTCCTCTTAGCAGCTTCCTTACGGTCTGCTGCCTTGTTGCGAGACTCTTTCTTACCTTCGGTCTCACGTGATACATTCTCTTCTTCCGCCTTCTCTTCCTTTACGGGAGCGGCAGCTGGAGCCTTGGCAACAGCCTTTCGGTAGTAAGCATACTTATCGTACAAAGCAGCAGTACCGAGATTAAATCCCAGGATCTGATCAGCGCACTTATCTATGAAGAAACGGTCATGGCTGACACAAACGATAGCTCCGTTATAAGCCTTGAGCGCATCCTCGAGGACTTCCCTCGAATCGATATCCAGGTGGTTCGTAGGCTCATCGAGGAATAAGATATCGGGCTTTTCCTGTAAAAGGCAGCAAAGATAGAGCCTCGACCTCTCACCGCCTGATAACACATTGATCGTCTTAAAGGCATCCTCTCCCCTGAAGCCGAACCTGGCAAGCATATTCCTTGCTTCCGTGATGCTCAGATCACTTCTTGCGACGAGCTCCTCGTAGCAAGACAAAGTCTCATCTTCGAAAGGAACGAACTGCTCCATATATCCGACCGTCGCACCGGAAGAAATGAATACCGAACCGTCAAATCCGCCCTGACGTCCCATGAGCATTGTAAGGAGCGTAGACTTTCCGCAGCCGTTAGGACCTGCGAGGAATATCTTCTGATTTGCCTTGAGCTCGAAAGAGATATGCTCGAATATGAATGGATCGTCGTCGAACTTCTTTGAAACGTCCTTTACCTGCAGTAAGATCTTATCTTCTGCACCGCTTCGCTCTTCGGGAACGACATTGAAGCTCATGGACATGCTGCCTGAAGGAAGCTTTGCCTTCTCCTTTTCAAGTACGGCTTCGAGCTTATCTACCATCTTCTCGCGCTGGTGATATCCCGAGATATTCCTGTGGGAGAGCATCGTCTGCTTAACATCCAGCTGATGCTCGAGCTCCGCCTGAAGGTTATTTATATATGCTTCCTGAGTCTTCAGGAATTCTTCCTTCTGGATCTTATAGTCGTCGTAGTTGCCCTTGTAGCAGGTGATATTACCGTCCTGAAGCTCTATTACTCTGTTAGCGACCCTGTCGATGAAATGACGGTCATGTGAGATAACGAATACCGCTCCGCCGTAAGAGGAAAGGAATTCTTCGAGCCACTCGATGGCTTCGATATCAAGGTGGTTAGTAGGCTCGTCGAGCATAAGGATATCGGGATGTGCAACGATGAGCTGTGCGAGGCACACTCTCATCTTCTCGCCTCCCGAAAGAGTCGTAAGGTCCGTTCTCTCGGAAAGTCCCGTAAGACCAAGGCCCGCAAGTGCATCAGCCATCCTATGGTCGTAATCGTATCCGCCCATAGCCTCATATTCGGCAGTAACTCTCGAATACTCATCCATCATGGGCTTGAGCCTGGCTTCATCATCGCCTGCGGCTGCGATCTCATATTCAAGGGCAGTCTTACGCTCTTCGATATCGATGAGCTTTTGAGGCTTTAATGTAGAACCTGACAGGTCCTGCTCATCCATATTCTGAGACAGGAATCCGACGATGGTGTTGCCGTGTCTTATGACCTTACCGTCATCAGGTCTTACCGTACCCTTGATTATCTTAAAGAGTGTCGATTTTCCCGCACCGTTATTTCCGATGAACGCGATCTTATCACCTTCGTTCACCATGAAAGAGACGCCGTCAAGAAGGCGGCGTTCTCCGAAATTCAATGAAATGTTGTCGACACTAAGTATTGGCATAACGCCGATTATTATACTTCAGCTATTGCCTCGATTTCAACAAGTACATTCTTGGGAAGTGTCTTTACAGCTACGCAGGATCTGGCGGGCTTACCCGTAAAATACTCTGCATATACTTCGTTAAATGCGGCAAAGTCTCCCATGTCAGCTAGGAAACATGTTGTCTTAACGACATTCTCAAGGGACGTGCCTGCCTCCTCGAGGATAGCCTTTATGTTCTTACAGGACTGATGAGCCTGCTCGGAGATATCGCCCTCTACTACATCACCGGTAGCAGGATCTATCGGGATCTGACCTGATGTGAATACGAGGTTGCCTACTACCTTAGCCTGCGTATAAGGTCCGATGGATTCGGGAGCATTCGTTGTATATACTGTCTTACTCATAAGATTTCCTCCTTAAAAGGTATGAAATATAAAAAAACCCGTCAAAAGCTTGGAATCGCTTTCGACGGGCTCATATATCGCGTTACTGGATAATTTTACTCAGCGAACTTAGCTCCTCTGTCGAAAGCTTCAACGTTTCCGGGGATGAGCTTATGTCTTCTCTCGGGAAGTACTTCATAAAGAGCAGACTCGAAAGACTCCCTCTTGAAGCAACCTGTAGCCTTTGCAAGGCATCCGAGCATGGAGATCGTAGCGAAAGCCATGTTACCAAGGTCAGAAGCGATCTCAGAAGCATTCATGGGAATGAACCTGATATCAGTTCTGGTAGGCTTGATATGGATGAGCGAAGAGTCGATGATGAGAACTCCGCCGGGCTTGATGCAGGGCTCGAACTTCTCCATCGAAGGCTGGTTGAGGCAGACAACAACATCTGCGTCGTTGACTACGGGAGAACCGATAGGCTCATCTGAGATAACAACGGAACAGTTAGCAGTACCGCCTCTCATCTCGGGACCGTATGAAGGGAACCAGGATACTTCCTTACCCTCGTAAAGAGCTGCCTCGGCAGCCATCTTGCCTGCAGAGAGGATACCCTGTCCGCCGAATCCTGCAAGTATGATCGAAAAGTCAGTCATCTCTTTACGCCTCCTTCTTGCTGAAGTCGATATCAGCACCCTTGAAGCATCCTAAGGGATACTGAGGGATCATCTTTTCCTTGAGCCACTCCATGGACTCAACAGGCTCCTTACCCCAGTTAGTGGGACACGTTGAAAGGAACTCTACCATAGAGAATCCGAGACCTGCCTGCTGAACCTTGAAAGCCTTCTGAACAGCCTTCTTGGCATTCTGGATATTCTTGAAGTCAGTAAGGCATACACGCTCTACATAAACGGCACCGGTAAGCTGAGAGATGAGCTCGGATACGTTGATGGGATAACCCTGGTAAGAAGCATCTCTACCGAAGGGAGATGTTGTAGTTACCTGTCCCAGGAGCGTTGTAGGAGCCATCTGACCGCTGGTCATACCGTAAACTGCGTTATTTACGAAGAAAGCTGTGATCTTCTCTCCTCTTGCAGCTGCGTGGATGATCTCGGCAGTACCGATGGATGCAAGGTCACCGTCACCCTGATATGTGAAGACGATCTTGTCCTTTAGTGTTCTCTTGATACCTGTTGCAACAGCGGGAGCTCTACCGTGAGCAGCCTGAACTGCGTCACAAGCAAAGTAATCGTAGCTGTTATATGTACATCCTACGGATGCAACTGATACAGTGTCCTCGAGGATACCAAGCTCCACCATGGACTCTGCGATGATTCTGTGGATGATACCGTGATTACAACCGGGGCAGTAATGGAACGGCTTATCTGTAAGGCCCTTTGTAGGCTCGAATACTACAGCCATTAACCTCTACCTCCTTCGTTAGGATTATTGTGAATAGCGATGATCTTATCGAGGATCTCCTTCTGTGTAGGAAGGTTACCGCCCATTCTTCCGTAGAAGTGAACCGGCTTCTTGCCTGATACTGCAAGCTCAACATCCTCGACCATCTGACCAGCGGAAAGCTCAACATCAAGGAAAGCCTTAACGTTGTCTCTTGCTGCAGTCTCACGGATTATATCCTTAGGGAAAGGCCAGAGAGTGATAGGTCTGATCATACCGACCTTGATACCCTGCTCAGCAGCCTGCTTGATAACGTTCTTACATATTCTGGAGCATGTGGAGAAAGCCGTGATGACAATCTCAGCATCCTCGAGTCCGTAAGCCTCGTATCTTACTTCGTTCTCCTCGATGTACT
Protein-coding regions in this window:
- a CDS encoding 3-isopropylmalate dehydrogenase produces the protein MSGKCYKIAVILGDGIGPEVTTSAVKVLKAVSEKFGFDMVFEEYKAGGCAIDEFGLPLPEETLEGCKASDAVLLGAVGGPKWDKVDATLRPEKALLGLRAGLGLYSNLRPALLFEDLASASPLKNVSNIDILIVRELTGGIYFGEHGRYESDALLSDGSAKGTVAYDTESYSRTEIDRIVREAFRYAMGRNKKLTLVDKANVLESSRLWREVAETIAPEFPEVALDYLYVDNCSMQLINRPETFDVIVTSNMFGDILSDEAGMITGSIGMLPSASLGAPGTPGMYEPVHGSAPDIAGSGKANPLATILSAAMLLRWSLDESEAADAIESAVRKTLAAGYRTADIASSPDDNILNTEAMTLKVLENI
- a CDS encoding 3-isopropylmalate/(R)-2-methylmalate dehydratase small subunit: MNVEGKVFKYNDNVDTDVIIPARHLTSADPEQLRLHCMEDIDPNFVNEVKAGDIIVAGKNFGCGSSREHAPIAIKASGVSLVIACDFARIFYRNAINVGLPIMECPEAYEGISAGDVVEADFDTGVITDKTTGKSYKATPFPEFIKKIIDAGGLVGYTKHKTGE
- a CDS encoding 3-isopropylmalate dehydratase, large subunit, with amino-acid sequence MGMTMTQKILASHAGLDEVRSGDLIEAKLDLVLGNDVTTPPAIDVFRKMGAKDVFDKEKVCLVPDHFTPNKDIKSAELTKCMRCFAREQAIENYFELGQKEMGIEHVILPDNGLVFPGDLIIGADSHTCTYGAMGAFSTGVGSTDLACAMASGSTWFKVPEAIKVILTGKPSEYVTGKDIILHLIGRIGVDGALYKSLEFTGDGVHALSMDQRLTISNMAIECGAKNGIFPIDEVTLEYMERVNPERLRNGKYTAFTADEDAEYSEVIEIDLSAVPLTVALPHLPSNTKPASEVDLPIDQVVIGSCTNGRYEDIKTAAEIFKGRHVKEGIRCIVIPGSQRVYRRALDEGLLAIFDDAGCVISTPTCGPCLGGHMGILAEGERCVSTTNRNFVGRMGHVKSEVILAGVPVAAASAIMGKVATPFDLDEGGSAV
- a CDS encoding ATP-binding cassette, subfamily F, member 3 yields the protein MPILSVDNISLNFGERRLLDGVSFMVNEGDKIAFIGNNGAGKSTLFKIIKGTVRPDDGKVIRHGNTIVGFLSQNMDEQDLSGSTLKPQKLIDIEERKTALEYEIAAAGDDEARLKPMMDEYSRVTAEYEAMGGYDYDHRMADALAGLGLTGLSERTDLTTLSGGEKMRVCLAQLIVAHPDILMLDEPTNHLDIEAIEWLEEFLSSYGGAVFVISHDRHFIDRVANRVIELQDGNITCYKGNYDDYKIQKEEFLKTQEAYINNLQAELEHQLDVKQTMLSHRNISGYHQREKMVDKLEAVLEKEKAKLPSGSMSMSFNVVPEERSGAEDKILLQVKDVSKKFDDDPFIFEHISFELKANQKIFLAGPNGCGKSTLLTMLMGRQGGFDGSVFISSGATVGYMEQFVPFEDETLSCYEELVARSDLSITEARNMLARFGFRGEDAFKTINVLSGGERSRLYLCCLLQEKPDILFLDEPTNHLDIDSREVLEDALKAYNGAIVCVSHDRFFIDKCADQILGFNLGTAALYDKYAYYRKAVAKAPAAAPVKEEKAEEENVSRETEGKKESRNKAADRKEAAKRRERIRAIENEIEALENEQKELEATFTSGAGAEEYNKYADNAAKIESLYTEYMLLTEEEES
- a CDS encoding 2-iminobutanoate/2-iminopropanoate deaminase, with protein sequence MSKTVYTTNAPESIGPYTQAKVVGNLVFTSGQIPIDPATGDVVEGDISEQAHQSCKNIKAILEEAGTSLENVVKTTCFLADMGDFAAFNEVYAEYFTGKPARSCVAVKTLPKNVLVEIEAIAEV
- a CDS encoding 2-oxoglutarate ferredoxin oxidoreductase, gamma subunit: MTDFSIILAGFGGQGILSAGKMAAEAALYEGKEVSWFPSYGPEMRGGTANCSVVISDEPIGSPVVNDADVVVCLNQPSMEKFEPCIKPGGVLIIDSSLIHIKPTRTDIRFIPMNASEIASDLGNMAFATISMLGCLAKATGCFKRESFESALYEVLPERRHKLIPGNVEAFDRGAKFAE
- a CDS encoding 2-oxoglutarate ferredoxin oxidoreductase subunit beta, with the translated sequence MAVVFEPTKGLTDKPFHYCPGCNHGIIHRIIAESMVELGILEDTVSVASVGCTYNSYDYFACDAVQAAHGRAPAVATGIKRTLKDKIVFTYQGDGDLASIGTAEIIHAAARGEKITAFFVNNAVYGMTSGQMAPTTLLGQVTTTSPFGRDASYQGYPINVSELISQLTGAVYVERVCLTDFKNIQNAKKAVQKAFKVQQAGLGFSMVEFLSTCPTNWGKEPVESMEWLKEKMIPQYPLGCFKGADIDFSKKEA